A stretch of the Phyllopteryx taeniolatus isolate TA_2022b chromosome 5, UOR_Ptae_1.2, whole genome shotgun sequence genome encodes the following:
- the bcar1 gene encoding breast cancer anti-estrogen resistance protein 1 isoform X1 — protein sequence MNFLNVLAKALYDNAAESPDELSFRKGDILTVLEHDTQGLDGWWLCSLHGRQGIVPGNRLKVLVGMYDKQQEHGSPCLIDPASSCPISQMQRPPHTHSGSTQPSSAQYTPMSSIYSTPNPAQPKSDSVYMIPPLHGPKPSPQILYQVPSGPSGPPLNVKPELTIQAPALAQIQCEISGEDVYQVPPSLSLGLNQGITQAASFVGKDVYQVPPSLEKSTWEDSKTLGKGFAATHVGPVYAYDTMKKDHDKYGVPTRHKFLTQQDIYDVPPARDKYNTQVYDFPPTVSKDVPVTHLIKEETYDVPSHLTKKKPQASAPSGQYMFGSPNEDHKQTLVPEDVYDVPPPTLTKKHGQRDRVSALAQDIYNFPASVHHGGQPTPDVYDIPREQEEGGESECTNIYDVPPQVVRDAQFPSEDLYRAFKRLSASSTGSTLSDNSASSSDMLPVADNDFFSSSPAPGLFPGKPLLLDLDPAMERLSRLQQAVESSVSVMMSFVTSDWRSPDNLEGNLPAIRQTADRVCVALRDFLEFSRGAVANAGQATDRSLQAKLGRQVGKLEEVFQSLIMQTQSLDAISWLHTELAKPQPGGDVLDQLIMTVRGIPDDTKQLTSFLHGNGSLLFKRSPQQQLPLPPLPGRMSCHGMGPEGGSYHVGERISIQSRPLPSPPKFAAAEEEGGDDGPYETTEEGWMEDYDYVHLQGKEEFEKSQRQLMEKGSIMKNKTQLEQQQMKQFERLEKEVSRPINNDLTGWVPSLSPSQGNRSPQNASSKLCQADRQLLLFYLEQSEQNFTTVNNAIDAFFTAVNANRLPKIFVAHSKLVILSAHKLVFIGDTLSRQAKSPEVRAEVGQSSNTLCNKLKDIVISTKTAALQYPSPGAAREMSEKVRELAGCTQQFKMALGQLLTL from the exons atgaactttctg AATGTGCTGGCTAAGGCTTTGTATGACAACGCTGCCGAGTCGCCAGATGAACTGTCCTTCCGTAAGGGGGACATCCTGACCGTGTTGGAACACGACACACAAGGGCTCGACGGGTGGTGGCTCTGTTCACTTCATGGTCGCCAAGGCATTGTCCCCGGCAACCGTCTTAAGGTCCTTGTTGGCATGTATGATAAACAACAAGAACACGGAAGTCCTTGCCTAATAGATCCAGCTTCGTCGTGTCCCATTTCCCAGATGCAGcgacccccccacacacacagtggatcCACTCAACCTTCATCAGCTCAGTACACACCGATGTCCTCAATTTACTCCACACCAAATCCCGCACAGCCCAAATCTGATTCTGTCTACATGATTCCGCCTTTGCATGGCCCCAAGCCAAGTCCCCAAATTCTGTACCAAGTTCCCTCTGGCCCAAGTGGACCACCTCTTAATGTCAAACCAGAACTGACAATTCAGGCCCCAGCGCTAGCACAAATTCAGTGTGAGATTTCTGGGGAGGATGTCTACCAGGTGCCGCCTTCTTTAAGTCTGGGGCTAAACCAAGGAATTACCCAGGCTGCCTCCTTTGTCGGAAAGGACGTGTACCAGGTGCCCCCCTCTCTGGAAAAGAGCACCTGGGAGGATAGCAAGACACTTGGTAAG GGTTTTGCAGCTACTCATGTGGGCCCAGTCTATGCCTATGACACAATGAAGAAAGACCATGATAAGTATGGTGTTCCAACCAGACACAAATTTTTAACCCAGCAGGACATATACGATGTGCCTCCTGCCCGTGACAAATACAACACCCAG gTTTATGATTTCCCACCCACAGTTAGTAAAGATGTTCCTGTCACTCATCTAATAAAAGAGGAGACCTATGATGTGCCATCCCATTTGACCAAAAAGAAACCCCAAGCCTCCGCTCCTTCTGGCCAGTACATGTTTGGTAGTCCGAACGAAGACCACAAACAGACTCTAGTGCCTGAGGATGTCTACGACGTCCCGCCTCCAACATTAACCAAAAAACATGGACAAAGAGATCGAGTTAGCGCGTTGGCTCAGGACATATACAACTTTCCAGCTAGCGTGCACCACGGAGGTCAACCTACCCCAGATGTTTATGACATCCCGAGAGAGCAAGAGGAGGGAGGAGAGAGCGAATGCACAAATATCTACGATGTTCCTCCACAG GTTGTCCGTGATGCCCAGTTCCCAAGTGAGGATCTCTACCGGGCGTTCAAGCGACTCTCTGCCTCGAGCACAGGGAGCACGCTCAGCGACAACTCCGCTTCATCCTCGGACATGCTCCCTGTCGCTGACAATGACTTTTTCTCATCCTCTCCTGCCCCGGGCTTATTTCCTGGAAAACCCCTTCTGTTAGACCTGGACCCGGCCATGGAGCGCCTTTCCCGCCTTCAACAAGCCGTCGAGTCGAGTGTCTCCGTAATGATGTCGTTCGTCACGAGCGACTGGCGAAGCCCGGATAACCTGGAGGGGAATCTTCCGGCCATTCGCCAGACCGCCGATCGGGTATGCGTCGCTCTCCGAGACTTCCTAGAATTTTCCCGGGGCGCCGTAGCAAATGCCGGCCAGGCCACGGACCGCTCGCTGCAGGCCAAATTGGGCCGCCAGGTGGGCAAATTGGAGGAGGTCTTTCAGAGTTTGATTATGCAGACTCAGAGTTTAGATGCCATTTCTTGGTTGCATACAGAACTTGCCAAACCGCAACCAGGAGGAGATGTCTTAGATCAACTAATAATGACAGTGCGTGGAATCCCGGATGACACCAAACAGCTTACTTCCTTTCTCCACGGAAATGGCTCATTGCTCTTCAAGCGGAGTCCCCAGCAACAGTTACCGCTTCCTCCGTTACCAGGAAGGATGAGCTGTCACGGGATGGGACCAGAAGGTGGGAGCTATCATGTAGGCGAGAGGATAAGCATTCAGTCCAGACCCTTACCCTCGCCGCCAAAGTTTGCAGCTGCAGAGGAAGAGGGAGGTGATGACGGCCCTTATGAGACCACcgaggaaggatggatggaggacTATGACTATGTGCATTTACAG GGTAAGGAAGAGTTTGAGAAGAGCCAAAGGCAACTGATGGAGAAAGGCAGCATCATGAAAAACAAGACGCAACTGGAGCAGCAACAG ATGAAACAGTTCGAACGACTAGAGAAGGAAGTGAGCCGACCGATCAACAACGACTTGACTGGTTGGGTTCCATCGTTGAGTCCCTCCCAAGGCAACCGGTCTCCTCAAAACGCCTCCTCCAAACTGTGCCAGGCTGACCGGCAACTTCTTCTTTTCTACCTGGAGCAGTCTGAGCAGAACTTCACAACCGTCAACAACGCGATCGATGCCTTTTTTACTGCCGTCAACGCCAATCGACTGCCTAAGATCTTTGTGGCTCACAGCAAGCTTGTCATCCTTAGCGCACACAAGCTAGTTTTCATTGGCGACACGCTATCCCGTCAGGCCAAGTCACCTGAAGTGAGAGCGGAGGTCGGTCAGAGCAGCAACACCCTCTGTAATAAACTCAAGGACATTGTAATCAGTACAAAGACAGCAGCGCTGCAATATCCGTCACCTGGAGCTGCCAGGGAAATGAGTGAAAAGGTGAGGGAGCTGGCAGGATGTACCCAGCAATTCAAAATGGCGCTGGGGCAGCTGTTGACGCTATAG
- the bcar1 gene encoding breast cancer anti-estrogen resistance protein 1 isoform X3 gives MNFLNVLAKALYDNAAESPDELSFRKGDILTVLEHDTQGLDGWWLCSLHGRQGIVPGNRLKVLVGMYDKQQEHGSPCLIDPASSCPISQMQRPPHTHSGSTQPSSAQYTPMSSIYSTPNPAQPKSDSVYMIPPLHGPKPSPQILYQVPSGPSGPPLNVKPELTIQAPALAQIQCEISGEDVYQVPPSLSLGLNQGITQAASFVGKDVYQVPPSLEKSTWEDSKTLGKVYDFPPTVSKDVPVTHLIKEETYDVPSHLTKKKPQASAPSGQYMFGSPNEDHKQTLVPEDVYDVPPPTLTKKHGQRDRVSALAQDIYNFPASVHHGGQPTPDVYDIPREQEEGGESECTNIYDVPPQVVRDAQFPSEDLYRAFKRLSASSTGSTLSDNSASSSDMLPVADNDFFSSSPAPGLFPGKPLLLDLDPAMERLSRLQQAVESSVSVMMSFVTSDWRSPDNLEGNLPAIRQTADRVCVALRDFLEFSRGAVANAGQATDRSLQAKLGRQVGKLEEVFQSLIMQTQSLDAISWLHTELAKPQPGGDVLDQLIMTVRGIPDDTKQLTSFLHGNGSLLFKRSPQQQLPLPPLPGRMSCHGMGPEGGSYHVGERISIQSRPLPSPPKFAAAEEEGGDDGPYETTEEGWMEDYDYVHLQGKEEFEKSQRQLMEKGSIMKNKTQLEQQQMKQFERLEKEVSRPINNDLTGWVPSLSPSQGNRSPQNASSKLCQADRQLLLFYLEQSEQNFTTVNNAIDAFFTAVNANRLPKIFVAHSKLVILSAHKLVFIGDTLSRQAKSPEVRAEVGQSSNTLCNKLKDIVISTKTAALQYPSPGAAREMSEKVRELAGCTQQFKMALGQLLTL, from the exons atgaactttctg AATGTGCTGGCTAAGGCTTTGTATGACAACGCTGCCGAGTCGCCAGATGAACTGTCCTTCCGTAAGGGGGACATCCTGACCGTGTTGGAACACGACACACAAGGGCTCGACGGGTGGTGGCTCTGTTCACTTCATGGTCGCCAAGGCATTGTCCCCGGCAACCGTCTTAAGGTCCTTGTTGGCATGTATGATAAACAACAAGAACACGGAAGTCCTTGCCTAATAGATCCAGCTTCGTCGTGTCCCATTTCCCAGATGCAGcgacccccccacacacacagtggatcCACTCAACCTTCATCAGCTCAGTACACACCGATGTCCTCAATTTACTCCACACCAAATCCCGCACAGCCCAAATCTGATTCTGTCTACATGATTCCGCCTTTGCATGGCCCCAAGCCAAGTCCCCAAATTCTGTACCAAGTTCCCTCTGGCCCAAGTGGACCACCTCTTAATGTCAAACCAGAACTGACAATTCAGGCCCCAGCGCTAGCACAAATTCAGTGTGAGATTTCTGGGGAGGATGTCTACCAGGTGCCGCCTTCTTTAAGTCTGGGGCTAAACCAAGGAATTACCCAGGCTGCCTCCTTTGTCGGAAAGGACGTGTACCAGGTGCCCCCCTCTCTGGAAAAGAGCACCTGGGAGGATAGCAAGACACTTGGTAAG gTTTATGATTTCCCACCCACAGTTAGTAAAGATGTTCCTGTCACTCATCTAATAAAAGAGGAGACCTATGATGTGCCATCCCATTTGACCAAAAAGAAACCCCAAGCCTCCGCTCCTTCTGGCCAGTACATGTTTGGTAGTCCGAACGAAGACCACAAACAGACTCTAGTGCCTGAGGATGTCTACGACGTCCCGCCTCCAACATTAACCAAAAAACATGGACAAAGAGATCGAGTTAGCGCGTTGGCTCAGGACATATACAACTTTCCAGCTAGCGTGCACCACGGAGGTCAACCTACCCCAGATGTTTATGACATCCCGAGAGAGCAAGAGGAGGGAGGAGAGAGCGAATGCACAAATATCTACGATGTTCCTCCACAG GTTGTCCGTGATGCCCAGTTCCCAAGTGAGGATCTCTACCGGGCGTTCAAGCGACTCTCTGCCTCGAGCACAGGGAGCACGCTCAGCGACAACTCCGCTTCATCCTCGGACATGCTCCCTGTCGCTGACAATGACTTTTTCTCATCCTCTCCTGCCCCGGGCTTATTTCCTGGAAAACCCCTTCTGTTAGACCTGGACCCGGCCATGGAGCGCCTTTCCCGCCTTCAACAAGCCGTCGAGTCGAGTGTCTCCGTAATGATGTCGTTCGTCACGAGCGACTGGCGAAGCCCGGATAACCTGGAGGGGAATCTTCCGGCCATTCGCCAGACCGCCGATCGGGTATGCGTCGCTCTCCGAGACTTCCTAGAATTTTCCCGGGGCGCCGTAGCAAATGCCGGCCAGGCCACGGACCGCTCGCTGCAGGCCAAATTGGGCCGCCAGGTGGGCAAATTGGAGGAGGTCTTTCAGAGTTTGATTATGCAGACTCAGAGTTTAGATGCCATTTCTTGGTTGCATACAGAACTTGCCAAACCGCAACCAGGAGGAGATGTCTTAGATCAACTAATAATGACAGTGCGTGGAATCCCGGATGACACCAAACAGCTTACTTCCTTTCTCCACGGAAATGGCTCATTGCTCTTCAAGCGGAGTCCCCAGCAACAGTTACCGCTTCCTCCGTTACCAGGAAGGATGAGCTGTCACGGGATGGGACCAGAAGGTGGGAGCTATCATGTAGGCGAGAGGATAAGCATTCAGTCCAGACCCTTACCCTCGCCGCCAAAGTTTGCAGCTGCAGAGGAAGAGGGAGGTGATGACGGCCCTTATGAGACCACcgaggaaggatggatggaggacTATGACTATGTGCATTTACAG GGTAAGGAAGAGTTTGAGAAGAGCCAAAGGCAACTGATGGAGAAAGGCAGCATCATGAAAAACAAGACGCAACTGGAGCAGCAACAG ATGAAACAGTTCGAACGACTAGAGAAGGAAGTGAGCCGACCGATCAACAACGACTTGACTGGTTGGGTTCCATCGTTGAGTCCCTCCCAAGGCAACCGGTCTCCTCAAAACGCCTCCTCCAAACTGTGCCAGGCTGACCGGCAACTTCTTCTTTTCTACCTGGAGCAGTCTGAGCAGAACTTCACAACCGTCAACAACGCGATCGATGCCTTTTTTACTGCCGTCAACGCCAATCGACTGCCTAAGATCTTTGTGGCTCACAGCAAGCTTGTCATCCTTAGCGCACACAAGCTAGTTTTCATTGGCGACACGCTATCCCGTCAGGCCAAGTCACCTGAAGTGAGAGCGGAGGTCGGTCAGAGCAGCAACACCCTCTGTAATAAACTCAAGGACATTGTAATCAGTACAAAGACAGCAGCGCTGCAATATCCGTCACCTGGAGCTGCCAGGGAAATGAGTGAAAAGGTGAGGGAGCTGGCAGGATGTACCCAGCAATTCAAAATGGCGCTGGGGCAGCTGTTGACGCTATAG
- the bcar1 gene encoding breast cancer anti-estrogen resistance protein 1 isoform X2 has product MSVPNVLAKALYDNAAESPDELSFRKGDILTVLEHDTQGLDGWWLCSLHGRQGIVPGNRLKVLVGMYDKQQEHGSPCLIDPASSCPISQMQRPPHTHSGSTQPSSAQYTPMSSIYSTPNPAQPKSDSVYMIPPLHGPKPSPQILYQVPSGPSGPPLNVKPELTIQAPALAQIQCEISGEDVYQVPPSLSLGLNQGITQAASFVGKDVYQVPPSLEKSTWEDSKTLGKGFAATHVGPVYAYDTMKKDHDKYGVPTRHKFLTQQDIYDVPPARDKYNTQVYDFPPTVSKDVPVTHLIKEETYDVPSHLTKKKPQASAPSGQYMFGSPNEDHKQTLVPEDVYDVPPPTLTKKHGQRDRVSALAQDIYNFPASVHHGGQPTPDVYDIPREQEEGGESECTNIYDVPPQVVRDAQFPSEDLYRAFKRLSASSTGSTLSDNSASSSDMLPVADNDFFSSSPAPGLFPGKPLLLDLDPAMERLSRLQQAVESSVSVMMSFVTSDWRSPDNLEGNLPAIRQTADRVCVALRDFLEFSRGAVANAGQATDRSLQAKLGRQVGKLEEVFQSLIMQTQSLDAISWLHTELAKPQPGGDVLDQLIMTVRGIPDDTKQLTSFLHGNGSLLFKRSPQQQLPLPPLPGRMSCHGMGPEGGSYHVGERISIQSRPLPSPPKFAAAEEEGGDDGPYETTEEGWMEDYDYVHLQGKEEFEKSQRQLMEKGSIMKNKTQLEQQQMKQFERLEKEVSRPINNDLTGWVPSLSPSQGNRSPQNASSKLCQADRQLLLFYLEQSEQNFTTVNNAIDAFFTAVNANRLPKIFVAHSKLVILSAHKLVFIGDTLSRQAKSPEVRAEVGQSSNTLCNKLKDIVISTKTAALQYPSPGAAREMSEKVRELAGCTQQFKMALGQLLTL; this is encoded by the exons AATGTGCTGGCTAAGGCTTTGTATGACAACGCTGCCGAGTCGCCAGATGAACTGTCCTTCCGTAAGGGGGACATCCTGACCGTGTTGGAACACGACACACAAGGGCTCGACGGGTGGTGGCTCTGTTCACTTCATGGTCGCCAAGGCATTGTCCCCGGCAACCGTCTTAAGGTCCTTGTTGGCATGTATGATAAACAACAAGAACACGGAAGTCCTTGCCTAATAGATCCAGCTTCGTCGTGTCCCATTTCCCAGATGCAGcgacccccccacacacacagtggatcCACTCAACCTTCATCAGCTCAGTACACACCGATGTCCTCAATTTACTCCACACCAAATCCCGCACAGCCCAAATCTGATTCTGTCTACATGATTCCGCCTTTGCATGGCCCCAAGCCAAGTCCCCAAATTCTGTACCAAGTTCCCTCTGGCCCAAGTGGACCACCTCTTAATGTCAAACCAGAACTGACAATTCAGGCCCCAGCGCTAGCACAAATTCAGTGTGAGATTTCTGGGGAGGATGTCTACCAGGTGCCGCCTTCTTTAAGTCTGGGGCTAAACCAAGGAATTACCCAGGCTGCCTCCTTTGTCGGAAAGGACGTGTACCAGGTGCCCCCCTCTCTGGAAAAGAGCACCTGGGAGGATAGCAAGACACTTGGTAAG GGTTTTGCAGCTACTCATGTGGGCCCAGTCTATGCCTATGACACAATGAAGAAAGACCATGATAAGTATGGTGTTCCAACCAGACACAAATTTTTAACCCAGCAGGACATATACGATGTGCCTCCTGCCCGTGACAAATACAACACCCAG gTTTATGATTTCCCACCCACAGTTAGTAAAGATGTTCCTGTCACTCATCTAATAAAAGAGGAGACCTATGATGTGCCATCCCATTTGACCAAAAAGAAACCCCAAGCCTCCGCTCCTTCTGGCCAGTACATGTTTGGTAGTCCGAACGAAGACCACAAACAGACTCTAGTGCCTGAGGATGTCTACGACGTCCCGCCTCCAACATTAACCAAAAAACATGGACAAAGAGATCGAGTTAGCGCGTTGGCTCAGGACATATACAACTTTCCAGCTAGCGTGCACCACGGAGGTCAACCTACCCCAGATGTTTATGACATCCCGAGAGAGCAAGAGGAGGGAGGAGAGAGCGAATGCACAAATATCTACGATGTTCCTCCACAG GTTGTCCGTGATGCCCAGTTCCCAAGTGAGGATCTCTACCGGGCGTTCAAGCGACTCTCTGCCTCGAGCACAGGGAGCACGCTCAGCGACAACTCCGCTTCATCCTCGGACATGCTCCCTGTCGCTGACAATGACTTTTTCTCATCCTCTCCTGCCCCGGGCTTATTTCCTGGAAAACCCCTTCTGTTAGACCTGGACCCGGCCATGGAGCGCCTTTCCCGCCTTCAACAAGCCGTCGAGTCGAGTGTCTCCGTAATGATGTCGTTCGTCACGAGCGACTGGCGAAGCCCGGATAACCTGGAGGGGAATCTTCCGGCCATTCGCCAGACCGCCGATCGGGTATGCGTCGCTCTCCGAGACTTCCTAGAATTTTCCCGGGGCGCCGTAGCAAATGCCGGCCAGGCCACGGACCGCTCGCTGCAGGCCAAATTGGGCCGCCAGGTGGGCAAATTGGAGGAGGTCTTTCAGAGTTTGATTATGCAGACTCAGAGTTTAGATGCCATTTCTTGGTTGCATACAGAACTTGCCAAACCGCAACCAGGAGGAGATGTCTTAGATCAACTAATAATGACAGTGCGTGGAATCCCGGATGACACCAAACAGCTTACTTCCTTTCTCCACGGAAATGGCTCATTGCTCTTCAAGCGGAGTCCCCAGCAACAGTTACCGCTTCCTCCGTTACCAGGAAGGATGAGCTGTCACGGGATGGGACCAGAAGGTGGGAGCTATCATGTAGGCGAGAGGATAAGCATTCAGTCCAGACCCTTACCCTCGCCGCCAAAGTTTGCAGCTGCAGAGGAAGAGGGAGGTGATGACGGCCCTTATGAGACCACcgaggaaggatggatggaggacTATGACTATGTGCATTTACAG GGTAAGGAAGAGTTTGAGAAGAGCCAAAGGCAACTGATGGAGAAAGGCAGCATCATGAAAAACAAGACGCAACTGGAGCAGCAACAG ATGAAACAGTTCGAACGACTAGAGAAGGAAGTGAGCCGACCGATCAACAACGACTTGACTGGTTGGGTTCCATCGTTGAGTCCCTCCCAAGGCAACCGGTCTCCTCAAAACGCCTCCTCCAAACTGTGCCAGGCTGACCGGCAACTTCTTCTTTTCTACCTGGAGCAGTCTGAGCAGAACTTCACAACCGTCAACAACGCGATCGATGCCTTTTTTACTGCCGTCAACGCCAATCGACTGCCTAAGATCTTTGTGGCTCACAGCAAGCTTGTCATCCTTAGCGCACACAAGCTAGTTTTCATTGGCGACACGCTATCCCGTCAGGCCAAGTCACCTGAAGTGAGAGCGGAGGTCGGTCAGAGCAGCAACACCCTCTGTAATAAACTCAAGGACATTGTAATCAGTACAAAGACAGCAGCGCTGCAATATCCGTCACCTGGAGCTGCCAGGGAAATGAGTGAAAAGGTGAGGGAGCTGGCAGGATGTACCCAGCAATTCAAAATGGCGCTGGGGCAGCTGTTGACGCTATAG